A genomic segment from Nicotiana sylvestris chromosome 1, ASM39365v2, whole genome shotgun sequence encodes:
- the LOC138870738 gene encoding uncharacterized protein produces MEDGPDPDASFIFDEAHQLFKQAVALHKEAFSKSQAELARCEESSLSSPVAPYLLQLLKIKLLRKAKLKKISKERDDLKTLYVKKEEEISDLRAVLAKAHQEQTELIKKDQQKGKLVEQLRDELKMKEAETLGWRQGMDSLSSEKDTLREQLASSERHLQSVKEDNLARGHEIEELKANSVTELSKAKSDAEAFISSYRADAEATNTRAKEISTVAEVKLSCALDHARRQSWRETLEEVHARGFDLSVDIEKAKILEEEAAALLSNDEDSANGSESGEDEYEVPDDEALEDAAPEDATAEDVAPE; encoded by the exons ATGGAAGATGGTCCCGACCCAGAtgcttcttttatctttgacgaGGCCcatcaacttttcaaacaa GCTGTGGCGCTCCATAAAGAAGCATTCTCCAAGTCTCAAGCTGAGCTTGCTCGATGTGAG GAATCATCTCTTTCATCTCCTGTTGCTCCATATCTTTTACAATTACTTAAGATTAAGCTGTTGAGgaaa GCCAAGCTTAAGAAAATCTCAAAAGAGAGGGACGATCTTAAAACCCTCTATGTCAAGAAAGAGGAGGAGATCAGTGATCTTCGAGCCGTACTGGCAAAGGCTCATCAAGAACAGACCGAGCTTATCAAAAAG GATCAACAAAAGGGCAAGCTGGTGGAACAACTCCGAGATGAGCTCAAGATGAAGGAGGCCGAGACCCTAGGGTGGAGGCAAGGCATGGATAGTCTTTCCTCGGAGAAAGATACTCTTCGGGAGCAGTTGGCTTCATCCGAACGCCACCTTCAAAGTGTGAAGGAGGATAACCTAGCTCGAGGCCATGAAATCGAGGAGCTTAAAGCTAACTCCGTTACTGAGCTTTCCAAGGCCAAATCTGACGCTGAGGCATTTATATCTTCGTACCGAGCTGACGCTGAAGCAACTAACACCCGAGCAAAGGAGATCTCTACTGTGGCCGAAGTTAAGTTATCATGTGCACTTGACCACGCCAGGCGACAGTCCTGGAGAGAAACCCTTGAGGAGGTGCATGCTCGTGGCTTCGATCTCTCAGTCGATATTGAAAAGGCAAAGATTTTGGAAGAAGAGGCTGCCGCTTTGCTTTCTAATGACGAGGATTCAGCCAACGGCTCCGAGAGTGGAGAAGATGAATATGAAGTCCCCGATGATGAGGCTCTCGAAGATGCAGCTCCCGAAGATGCAACTGCCGAAGATGTGGCTCCAGAGTAG
- the LOC138870746 gene encoding uncharacterized protein gives MKVAEMRMLRWMCGHTRLDNIRNEDIRERVGVAPVDNKMREARLRWFGHMQRRNLDAPVRMCQRLALTGTRRGRGRPKKYWGKVIRQDMAQFQIFEDMTLDRKIYCI, from the exons atgaaagtagcagaaatgaggatgttaagatggatgtgtgggcacactaggctggataatattaggaatgaagatattcgggagagggtGGGCGTGGCTCCAGTGGAcaacaagatgcgggaagcgcgtCTTAGATGGTTCGGACACATGCAGAGGAGAAACCTAGATGCCCCGGTTAGGATGTGTCAGCGGTTGGCTTTGacaggtacgagaagaggtagagggcggcccaagaagtattggggcaaggtgatcagacaggacatggcgcagTTCCAGATTTTTGAGGACATGactcttgataggaag ATATATTGTATCTAA
- the LOC138870751 gene encoding uncharacterized protein: MNGAVEDANKIIKKILRKMIEKHKQWHEKLSFALLGYCTTVHTLIGATPYMLVYGTEAIILAEVEIASLRIIQEAKLDDAEWVKNRCEKLALIDGKRMNAVFHV, from the exons atgaatggagccgtagaggaTGCCAACAAGattatcaagaagatactaaggaaaatgatagagaagcataagcagtggcacgagaagctctcatttgctttattgggatactgcaccacagtccacacattgataggagcaaccccctatatgctggtttacggtacagaggcaatCATTCTCGCCGAGGTGGAAATTGcctcattaagaatcatacaggaagcaaagctagacgatgcagaatgggtgaagaatcGTTGCGAgaagctagctcttatagatggaaagagaatgaatgcagtcttccatg tttga